From the genome of Bacteroidota bacterium:
CTTCAGATGTTTTTTCGGGCGATTTTCGTTGTTTCAATTTTCGCGGCCATCAGCGTTGAATTTCGCAATCCGCTCATCATCAATTTCTTTCTCCGATCACACCTAAAGAATTTGTCAGTAGCTTTAGAAGCTGCATTTGGATCTCTTCCCTTTATGATTGAGCAACTGCAGCGGGAGAAAATGTTTATTAAGCATCCTATAGATTCAATGGCTAAAATTCTTGCGCATGCAAAACAACAGATGAATCTACAAAACAAAGAGTCGAACATATTTGTCCTTACCGGTGAGAAAGACAGCGGAAAAACTACGTTGGTCGAAGAACTATCTCACAAATTAAAAAATGACGGATATGTAGTTGGTGGAATCTTACAGTTGAAAGTAATGCACAATCTTGAACGGCTTGGGTACGATCTTTTCGATATTCGAACGCAAAAAAGAATACCACTTTGCAGAATAGATGCACCCGATAAAGGAATCACTGCTGGTCCATTCAAATTTTATCCTTACGCACTTCAATTTGGGTTTGATGCTCTCTCCATTCCTGCTATCAAAGAGTGCGAGATTGTCATTATAGATGAAGTGGGGCCGCTTGAACTCCAAGATTCGGGATGGGCGGAAGCGTTATCAAATATTGTCCATGACTACCAAGGGAATGTGTTCCTTGTTATTCGGGAATCGTCGCTGCAAGAGGTCCTCGCTAAATTCTCCATAAATCCATCAGCAATTTGGGAATCCGGCACGGTTGAGATTTATTCCATTTTGAGACATATTAAAACAACCTTCAAAATATAACTATGCCCAATTGCTGTTCCACACCATCCATTTCAGAATCTACCGGAAAATTCTTTTCGAAACGTTCAAAGCGGTATGCCCGTTCGTTTCGTAAGGGAAAGCTTGAAAGAATTCAACACTATTTGATTGAAGAGATTTGCAAAGAGGGACTTGAAGGAAAAACGATACTCGATATCGGCAGCGGGGTTGGAAAATTACATTTGACTCTTCTCCGGCGTGGAGCGTCGTTTGCCACTGGAGTCGACATGTCTGAAGAAATGATTGGGCATGCAAAAGCATTTGCCAAAAATTTTAGCGTCGAGCAAAAGACTTCGTATCAACATGGTGATTTTTTGAATATTGCCGGCTCGATTGCCTCCGCAGATATCACAATGTTGGACAAAGTGATTTGTTGCTATGAAGATTTAGAAGGATTAATTTCATTATCCGCTAAAAAGACAAATACCATCTATGCTCTCATTTTCCCTTCGAATACATTCATCGTTCATCTTATTTTCACTCTGGAGATTGCATTCGCAAAACTTTTCCGATCAGGTTTCAGACCATACTGGCATGAATGGAACAATGTTCAAACCATTTTGACGAAACAGGGATTTACACGTTCATATTCTCGAACAATGATGCTTTGGCAGGCAGCAATCTATAGAAGGGAAAAATGACTGTGAGCATTCAATACAACATTCAAAAAGAAAAAAATCTCATTATTTCCCTTTGGCATCACAATGTAACGTTTGATCAATGGATGAACAATGTTAAGAAATTGATAGTAG
Proteins encoded in this window:
- a CDS encoding methyltransferase domain-containing protein — encoded protein: MPNCCSTPSISESTGKFFSKRSKRYARSFRKGKLERIQHYLIEEICKEGLEGKTILDIGSGVGKLHLTLLRRGASFATGVDMSEEMIGHAKAFAKNFSVEQKTSYQHGDFLNIAGSIASADITMLDKVICCYEDLEGLISLSAKKTNTIYALIFPSNTFIVHLIFTLEIAFAKLFRSGFRPYWHEWNNVQTILTKQGFTRSYSRTMMLWQAAIYRREK